Genomic window (Theileria annulata chromosome 4, complete sequence, *** SEQUENCING IN PROGRESS ***):
tagataaaatcattaaaatttaaatttaaatatgattGGCAATATTGCcatataaaatgttaaagattataaattgaaaaCATTAGTTTCTGGAATATCGTAATCTGATAGGCAATCTTCTTCTGGTTTAgtgtttaaattatctGAATATATGGAAGGTTGGAATGATGATGTGTAGTCCGACTTGTCAAATGCATCTGAGCGTGTACATCTTACACATGAAATGAACAAGATTCGTTGTTGTTTTTTATCcaagaaaaaataattgaatgAGTTTAGTGAGACTTCCGAGTTGAATGGGTCGTCCTCACCACAACTGTCAAAGGTGTATATATCGACATCTTTGATGTGAACAACTTCCTAATATAAACACATTAATTGccaaataaatatatattttttatataaaagtACCCTAATTGTTTGCCAGAATTCATCTGCGAAATTAGGAAAACGGTGTGTGACAACAAACGAGATGTTGTAGTAAATAGTGTTGACTACTGTATCGAAGTTGTTAACCTTCTTAAAATATGACTCATCCAAGttactaaaatttatttttagataatattattttacctAAAATTGTAGTCCTGGAAGCACTTGTTCAAGATAGCCTTGAAATAACTGGTAAAATCGTGTGACACAGACTTGGTCAAAAATTCAGAAGGATCATGTTTCAAGTTTTCGTCAGACCTGAAATTTGTTTAActaaaatgaaatatacTTTGAATATGAAACAAGTTCAAAGTTGGTATCGAAGTAGCGGTCTGGAGCATCTAAACATTGAAATATTGAGTTTATTCTGCTTAATCCAGGGTGATCcaaaaatatcattttaattaaaattgacCATGTCCTTCATtgtgaataaattaatggactgaaatttaaatttataagtttaaattaaaaactaataaaaataataaaacttaaaaattaaagttCATTGTaccattaattatataaattgtatttaatatatcattatatttgagagttaataaaataaataataaaatatattcatgTATGGTAATTATTACTTTAGTCATGTTTTAAATATGTGATGTTGTGATGTTTACTCTGTTTTATTAGTTCAcatttaaacatttatatatttattttccatataaaatactttattaatttattttaattttatatattgatattaGAAATTCCATATGTTTTAACTTGTACTTGGAATCATGTATTggttcaaatttattataactACAAAATCATATAATCATCAATTctaatgtattatataagACAATACAAGTGGTTTATTAGATATCGCAATGTTTTTTTCTCGACgaagaataaattatctGGTGTTAAACAGTTGGATTCTCAAAAAAATGACTTAACTAGTTCCAATGAGCTACCTTCTCAGGAATTTATAAGTCCTCTTTACACCCAGAAGACTGGAATGTTCGCCAAACCAGGCGTTCCTTTTAGTGAGGATAAGGCTGGCCGATTCAGGACATACAAACTATACCTATTCTCATTTGTTTCATTTATAGTTATAGTTTCAATGATCAAAATAATACCTCCTGGTCATGTTGGAATTGTTGTTCGCAAAGATGGtttgaattattttattcaatttatttaggTAACGTTGACCAATTCAACAATAAGGGTCGCCTCGCTTTATTTCACATCCCTTTTATCGAAAAACCAATTGCTTTCAGGATAACCCCTATAAGAAAAAAgattattagaaaatgtGAAACGTCTGATGGTAAGAGTGTTGAGGTTGTTGTTTTCCTTACTCTAACAGCTAAAATTCCCTTTTCTTCACACATTTATTCTATTTACGGAGTTAACTACAGCAATGGCTTTGTTGAGAAAGAGCTGAACTTTGATATTGATCAAGTTAttaaaaagtttaaaatgGATGATTTGATCTTGAACCCTGATGTCATAGAGAATTTGGAACATAAAAAGGGGAACATATACTCGGTAAACAGTTCTATAGAAAAGGCAAACAAAGAAATGATCGAGCGATTTGAAGACGCGGGTTCATTTAACAAAATCATAGTTTCAGATGTCGTAAGTccatatatattcatacaaattacaataaatgtgtagaaCATAAGCTATAGAAGACCAGATTTAATAACGGATTCGTACCACTGAAGTTCATCAAAacaattgattttaattatattcatttgaatattttaaatgtaaattataaattgaaGAGATATTTTAAAGTCGTTTTCTTATCTCTAACATGGCAGGAcctaatattatataaattaatacatGTTTTAATACCGCATTCTACACCCAGTTTCTCTAGTTTTTGATGTGAGTTATCACATAGAGGAAATTTAGCTAAAATGCAATATACAATAGAGGAAAGAACCTGACTTCCAACAACGGCAAATTGGAATTCTGGTAATTGGAGCAATATGAGATGTGAATGTCTCTGTATGGACCGCTGGAAGGcctgaaaatattaaaaatattaatctaaAAAAGAGAAATTACCTTGGGTGTTTAACAAATCGCCAGGGTTTCTAGTAATTTTAGTTCTAATGATTTGTTTAGATAATGAAGAACccataattataaaaaatttaaaatcaattctgaatataaaatataattaaaatataagaaaatcaaattcaaagttaataaataaaataaattaaaaaatataaatttatgtgtatatatattatgtcATACGATAACGGAACCATTGAATCATTTATGGAAGattttacataaattatataaataatttgaaattgttgttaaatattcatatatattatatatagaaGGTTAAATGAGAATGGTATAGAGAGTTTGGTCatgaaatataatatattatgtGTATAGATAGTATAATGAAAATAGAATATTAACATGtgatattataaattaatacaataaattttaatgtatattaaactttttaaataatgcTAAATgatttgtatttattataattctTAGTTATGATTTGATATAATCAGGTGGGGgttcaattattaattaacGAAATTAGTTGATTTTAAGAGACATTATAGTtacttatatatattttaaaattatgctatttattttattttaattttcgataaatttataatcaaTGGATTTCATTAAAACGCTAAAGAAGAAGACGGAAGCTAAAATCGCCGACATCAAATCAGATTTTAGCAACTCTTCTAGCCTTCCAAAATGCAAACCAGATTTCGATTACAaatctttaaatatttctaCAGATATAGGACCTCAAATTACAGAATACTTTTATGATATGGACTTTGATTTACGTGACTATTTGAAAAAgtataatttgatttatccATGCACTGAGTCACAATCTCCATCATTTGTAGACCTACAGTTCGATTCTCTTAATACTATGCGGAAATTATTGCTCGACATGCCTGTTGTTGAGACAGTTGCCGAGGCTACAAAGACTAAAAAGTCCAAACTACATAGCCACCAGCCAGTTAAGGAAGTTACACTAGATGAACTGTACTATTGTAACGATCTGGTACTATTTAGGTTCCTTAGAACATTCGACTATAAACCAGAAAAATCATTACACgcaattttaaaaacacTCTCATGGAGAAGAACTAGAGACCCATTGAGAATAAAGCCTGAAGTAGTACATCCAGTACTatacaaaaatttattatacagaAGAGGATATGATTATTATGCATCACctattttatatttcaggtattttatctatatataatgtttgttatattaattcattagtattgtatatactatatagtatatagtatataatatacaagtAATATActagtataataataaaatataaagaattaattttaatattttagacCTATAAATGAAACAGAAGCTAGCTTAGAATTACATGTTTTGGGACTTTATTATGTTCTGGAAAGAGCTTTACAAACATGTTTAGTATCGCAAGGGAACGATAAAGTGTATGTAATAGTAGACTTAAAAGATTGGTCACTGTCAAGACTACCACCTATGGAACTAGTTATCGAAACTGCTAGAGCACTTGTAGATCACTATACAGAGACGATTGATGagattatatttattgacCCACCGCCATTGATCGATCCAGTATATCAGATGGTCAAGTGTGTTATCCCAGCATCAACAACAAAGAAACTTCTTTTCAAATCAAGAGGACCAAAACTATTCGACTACCTAAGGTCGAGAATCCCATTATGCTTTCTAGAGAAATCATTGGGAGGAGAATGTGAGCCTGAGATGGATTTCAAAGATTACTGGAAGGTTGAGGAAGCGGAATTCACATATTTTCAAAGAAGAATGGACGAGTGGATTCGGGAAAATAAGAgcaaatatataaaaagaaACTTTGACCTTTAATTTCTCAGtaaacataaaaataatattttaacacCTGTACAATTCCCAATATATAGAACTCGActtataaaatattattgtgGCATCCAATTGTTAATTCgttatgttattttattttatttatgtatatattaatgaatatcTGATGCTCagaaaaaattttgtattagAAAATCGAAAATGAGTTAAAACAACAACTGAGTTTTGATAAACTCACatatattgtaaatatCGGTTAAAATGTTGAGATCTGTAGCtctgaataatttatacagGTCTGATTTTCCTCTCTTAAAGACCTATATAACCAAACGAAATAACGGTCTGTTTAGTGGAAGTTTTATGTCGGTAGGATTGTcgaattattttaaaacgCCTAGAATCCAAAGCACATTCATTTGCAACTATCGTTTctttgaaattaaaaattattatacacataAATCGTTTAACTATCATATGAATACACTAAACAACCACATAATATTCAATCAACCCATTGATGGTCTAGTTAATTGTAACTTAAATTACTATGGTCGTAACGTGAAATTGAGTTTTTCCACCGAAACAAATCAAAAGAATGAAGTAGTCAAGAGTAAAAAGAAAACTTCACTCGTAATGAAGGTCTTTAAGGTACCACTGGTTATGGTCAAATGGGTAGTATATATACCCTATAGAATAGGAAGAGGAATATTCAGAGTCCTTTCACACTCATTTAGAGGATTCAACAAACTCGCAAAGCTGGCAGCAAGAGCAGCAGTACTCCAGAAAGTAACTGGAGTCTCCGGAATATTTAAGAGTATAGTGGGCGGTATCAAGCATACAATACATTGGTGTAAAACTGGATCAAAGCTTTATGCAGCAAACGTCAAGGTTTCATATTACATTCTGAAGAAGCTTATTAGAGGACACCCAATGAGATACCACGAGAGAAAACTACTGATGAGAACAATGAACGACGCACTCAAGCTGGTACCATTTTCGTTTTTCATAATCGTACCTTTCGCAGAGTTCTTGCTTCCGGTAGTGATACGGTTCTTCCCACAAATGTTACCCTCAACGTTCCAAACAAACAACAAAAAGGATGAAGACTATCTGCAGAAGAAACTGATGGCCAAGAAGGAGCTCGCAACATTCTTCCAGGAACTAGTTCAGGAAAGAACAAACCAAATTCTACGTAAGATCTAGATAACAAATGTGTTTTTAGAGGAGGAACTGGACTCTTCAATGAGAACCAAGGCTGAGGCATTAAAGCAGTTTCAGGAAAGATTACTAAAAAAAAGTGATGATATGAACCCGTTCCTAAGGTAATTTAGAGAATTTTCATAAGACGATTTAGTGCAAACGAACTTTTGGTCTTTTCAAAGTTATTTAAAAAGGAATTTGTTCTGGATAAAATGAGTTATCAGACCCTTAAAGTATGAATTTCACCAGTTTAATAGACTAATAACTGTTTAGGTAATGTGTAAACTTCTCGGTATTACACCATTTGCCCTCAAGTCACATCTTGTATTACAACTCAGGTATGGAtcttataaaattatatatatacatatatacaaaaattatatcctaaaactaaaaaaataataaattattgattagGCATCATTTGTTGAAAATACAGAGGGAAGATAGGTTGATATTGTGGGAAGGGGTGGAGAGTTTACAGTTTGAGGAGCTTCAGGAGGCCTGTAAGGAACGAGCAATGAAGTTTTACAATGTAACAAAGGAACAAATGCAACAACAACTCAAGCAATGGCTTGACTTATCTAGTAGAAGGGAGATTAACCCAATTCTCCTCCTTTGGAGCAGATGCATAACCATGACTCACGAGCCGATGGTGATAAAAGAAACTGCCACTCCAACAGACTCATTAGAATCAGCAGACGCTCAGGAAATGCTAGTTGACGTCAGTTCCTCAGAAGTTTTAGAAGAAAAGCCTGAGGAGAAGGTCGGAATGTCGAAGATTAAGGTCATCCAGGATGTTGTGGAGGCAGCTCAAGTTGATGAGGAGCAGTTACATGAACGTGAGGAACGTCTCGAAGAGTTATCTGAGAAGGTGAAGGAGTTGAAAGAGATTATAGAAAAGAGCAAAGAGGAGGAAACCATGTCAAATTTCGAGTCAACAGACGCTGTACCATCTGAGGAACTACTAAGCATTGATGATGATATGGACCCGACACAGAGGAAGAAACAAATCGAGCCAAATGAAGAATCCTCGTAActtttacataattattttatttaccattctaatttattctttagTAAATTCGAATCATTGTCCAAAGAGGAACTGTTGCAGAGACACAAGGAACTTTTATCCTCACTTGACGTCCAGATGCAGATCAGTGATCTCCAGTACCACCAACTCACTGAGCTCTACTCTTACATGGTTAAAATCTCTGAAAATTCCTCACCGAACGAACCAATTAGAATCGACCACAATGACCTCAAGTTGCTTTTGGACTCGACGAGAAACGATTTCAAGCAAATCGAGACACTATCTGCTCAGTTTCAGAAAGTTTCAGAGAATTTAActtcataatttaataaataatattaatgcACTTTAAACAATGTTACCAAATTAAATCCTTAttcttttctttattaGTTTTCTCgtttaattgattttatagaattatttatgGACCAATCCAACTATTGAAGCGTAGGACACTGAGGAGTCTGAAACCCTTGTAATCCTTGATgactaaattaatattttctaattgATGTGTTGAGTACTTGAGAGTAGTGGAGAAGTTTTGAGGATATATTAAGGTTAGAAGCGGCCAAAAGCTAAAAACatgtttattatttaaattttaccCTTAAAAGAAGTAGGATTGGGTTTCGTCCGCAAATTGTGTTCTCAGTTTCATTCAAATACCAAAGAAAGtctaatattaacaaaatatattcaatatattgtaaataCCATCGTATTTGTGGTTTACAATCAGGTCAATTCCTCGTTTGTCAAGcatttcaattttttcataCAAGGGTTTGTTTTCAGATTCGTACCCAGTAATTGAGAACTGAAATCTGGAAATTTTatgtaaaaaatcaaataccTTGATCCGAAGTGACAAAAGTCAGAAGAGATGACGAATAATGTATTCTAATTGTGTTTGAGTTTTATGACTGTGATGATTAAATATTCAGTTACCTCGTCGTTGAAATATGGGACTAATGCTCCAGCTAAATCCATAAATTGTTTTCCTTAAACTTACTTAGCTCATCGGCAAGAGACTCACTGAACTCACCGACCATTATTGGGACTACCTTGACATGTTCTCTAAGATAATTAATAACGAAATCATTTTAGTAGaataaatgaaatgaaTAGCAGGATAAATTACTTTTTGAAAACGAATTTAAGTAAAGGTAGATGCATTTCAATTGAGTGTTCATCTTCAGAGGCTTCATTGTTTATTACCGAAAACCCTTTAAGGTCTGAGAGTTTTTCAACAATATCAACATCGACTTGGAGAACTCCAAGTGGTGTTTGCAGTGATGAGAATCTATCAACAGCACATCCTCTTAAAAAGAAATGATGTGAAGGTCCTAGAACGAAAATGGTTTTgctaaaaaatattagccttttagtattaaatgatgaaattaataattgatgattatgaataagaataaaaatacataGAAGTGGCGTCGATTTGACTGTATGCGTGTGCTGCAGTTTTGAGGGAATAGGCATATCCAGCATGACTAAATGGATTTATTAAACATCTAATTGTCATACGGAGCAATTATATACTTCACGGCTGTGTAGGGAACATTTGATATCCCTTGAATTGCAGACTTAATTTCAGATTCCAGAGAACCAGctaattagtatattatgtggatttaattattatatattcagtTTTAGTAACGAATATTTGGGCTTACATGAATTAGAGTACCAACTCCCA
Coding sequences:
- a CDS encoding uncharacterized protein (SMART pfam:CRAL_TRIO_N (PF03765) at aa 111-172, E()=1.00e-01; SEC14 (SM00516) at aa 177-335, E()=9.15e-09) translates to MDFIKTLKKKTEAKIADIKSDFSNSSSLPKCKPDFDYKSLNISTDIGPQITEYFYDMDFDLRDYLKKYNLIYPCTESQSPSFVDLQFDSLNTMRKLLLDMPVVETVAEATKTKKSKLHSHQPVKEVTLDELYYCNDLVLFRFLRTFDYKPEKSLHAILKTLSWRRTRDPLRIKPEVVHPVLYKNLLYRRGYDYYASPILYFRPINETEASLELHVLGLYYVLERALQTCLVSQGNDKVYVIVDLKDWSLSRLPPMELVIETARALVDHYTETIDEIIFIDPPPLIDPVYQMVKCVIPASTTKKLLFKSRGPKLFDYLRSRIPLCFLEKSLGGECEPEMDFKDYWKVEEAEFTYFQRRMDDKHKNNILTPVQFPIYRTRLIKYYCGIQLLIRYVILFYLCIY
- a CDS encoding uncharacterized protein (Tap349h10.p1c.C.cand.13 - score = 23.09), which produces MIFLDHPGLSRINSIFQCLDAPDRYFDTNFELVSYSKSDENLKHDPSEFLTKSVSHDFTSYFKAILNKCFQDYNFSNLDESYFKKVNNFDTVVNTIYYNISFVVTHRFPNFADEFWQTIREVVHIKDVDIYTFDSCGEDDPFNSEVSLNSFNYFFLDKKQQRILFISCVRCTRSDAFDKSDYTSSFQPSIYSDNLNTKPEEDCLSDYDIPETNVFNL
- a CDS encoding uncharacterized protein (Tap349h10.p1c.cand.224 - score = 59.76;~SMART 1 transmembrane domain at aa 241-263;~1 probable transmembrane helix predicted for TA08985 by TMHMM2.0 at aa 241-263), with the protein product MLRSVALNNLYRSDFPLLKTYITKRNNGLFSGSFMSVGLSNYFKTPRIQSTFICNYRFFEIKNYYTHKSFNYHMNTLNNHIIFNQPIDGLVNCNLNYYGRNVKLSFSTETNQKNEVVKSKKKTSLVMKVFKVPLVMVKWVVYIPYRIGRGIFRVLSHSFRGFNKLAKLAARAAVLQKVTGVSGIFKSIVGGIKHTIHWCKTGSKLYAANVKVSYYILKKLIRGHPMRYHERKLLMRTMNDALKLVPFSFFIIVPFAEFLLPVVIRFFPQMLPSTFQTNNKKDEDYLQKKLMAKKELATFFQELVQERTNQILQEELDSSMRTKAEALKQFQERLLKKSDDMNPFLSANELLVFSKLFKKEFVLDKMSYQTLKVMCKLLGITPFALKSHLVLQLRHHLLKIQREDRLILWEGVESLQFEELQEACKERAMKFYNVTKEQMQQQLKQWLDLSSRREINPILLLWSRCITMTHEPMVIKETATPTDSLESADAQEMLVDVSSSEVLEEKPEEKVGMSKIKVIQDVVEAAQVDEEQLHEREERLEELSEKVKELKEIIEKSKEEETMSNFESTDAVPSEELLSIDDDMDPTQRKKQIEPNEESSKFESLSKEELLQRHKELLSSLDVQMQISDLQYHQLTELYSYMVKISENSSPNEPIRIDHNDLKLLLDSTRNDFKQIETLSAQFQKVSENLTS
- a CDS encoding prohibitin-like protein, putative (Tap349h10.p1c.cand.222 - score = 17.65;~SMART PHB (SM00244) at aa 93-258, E()=6.41e-01;~1 probable transmembrane helix predicted for TA08975 by TMHMM2.0 at aa 81-103), which encodes MYYIRQYKWFIRYRNVFFSTKNKLSGVKQLDSQKNDLTSSNELPSQEFISPLYTQKTGMFAKPGVPFSEDKAGRFRTYKLYLFSFVSFIVIVSMIKIIPPGHVGIVVRKDGNVDQFNNKGRLALFHIPFIEKPIAFRITPIRKKIIRKCETSDGKSVEVVVFLTLTAKIPFSSHIYSIYGVNYSNGFVEKELNFDIDQVIKKFKMDDLILNPDVIENLEHKKGNIYSVNSSIEKANKEMIERFEDAGSFNKIIVSDVVSPYIFIQITINV
- a CDS encoding uncharacterized protein (Tap349h10.p1c.C.cand.12 - score = 12.12;~SMART ZnF_NFX (SM00438) at aa 1-13, E()=0.00e+00; pfam:UPF0103 (PF01875) at aa 36318, E()=3.40e-87; pfam:LIgB (PF02900) at aa 58-309, E()=4.10e-02;~1 probable transmembrane helix predicted for TA08990 by TMHMM2.0 at aa 20-39), whose product is MICCEIPHEVCYLFKFLQLINNFNIKLAFLICLLVLWNLKLSLQFKGYQIHAGYAYSLKTAAHAYSQIDATSIKTIFVLGPSHHFFLRGCAVDRFSSLQTPLGVLQVDVDIVEKLSDLKGFSVINNEASEDEHSIEMHLPLLKFVFKKEHVKVVPIMVGEFSESLADELTGALVPYFNDENTLFVISSDFCHFGSRFQFSITGYESENKPLYEKIEMLDKRGIDLIVNHKYDDFLWYLNETENTICGRNPILLLLRLLAASNLNISSKLLHYSQSSRITRVSDSSVSYASIVGLVHK